Genomic segment of Ruegeria sp. TM1040:
AGCAGATGCACCAGGGTGCGCTCGTCTTCTTCGCCCAGCGTCTCGCCCCGGTCCGCCAGCAGGTCGTGACTGGCAAAATCGTTCAGCAGGTTCACGGCGTCGACCACCGTGACCATCGTGTCCAGACGCGCCACATCCGAGAGGCTCTCGCCCTCCGCATCGCGAAAATCAAAGGTTGCGGCGACCGGCAGCGGCTCCGAGATCCCGGTGGACTCAATCAGCAAGTAGTCAAAGCGGTTCTCAGCGGCGAGACGGCGCACCTCGGCCAGAAGGTCATCGCGCAGGGTGCAGCAGATGCAGCCGTTGGACATTTCCACCAGCGTTTCTTCGGTCTGGCTGAGGTCAGCGCCGCCCTCGCGCACCAGATCCGCGTCGATGTTGACCTCGCTCATATCGTTCACAATCACCGCAACGCGCCGGCCTTCGCGGTTGTTCAGGATGCGGTTCAAAAGCGTGGTCTTCCCCGCGCCGAGAAAGCCGGAGAGGACGGTGACGGGAAGGCGGGGATCGGACATCTGCGACTCCTGTGTGAAATGTTATAAGATAACAATCATGATGCGCAAAAAGAGGCAAGACCCTTGCTGCCCACCGCTGGTCAAAATTAGACGCCGCGCGCATAAAAAACGCCCGCTCCCAAGGTGGGGCGGGCGTTTCTTGACCGAAGTCCTGAGCGGCGTCTTAGCGACGGATGCCCAGTTTCTTGATCAGGTCCTGATAGCGCGCTTCTTCTTTGCCCTTCAGGTAGTCCAGCAGCTTACGGCGCTGAGCAACCATTTTCAGAAGACCACGGCGGCCATGGTTGTCTTTTTTGTGGGTTTTGAAGTGCTCGGTGAGCGTGTTGATGCGCGAGGTCAGGATTGCGACCTGGACTTCCGGAGAACCGGTGTCGCCCTCTTTGGTCGCGAATTCTTTCATCAGGCGTGTTTTTTCTTCTGCAGTGATCGACATCGGGGTCTCCTTCATAAGGTTAGAGTGGATGGCGCAGGCCGGGATGTCGTCCAGCGCAGGCCCATGGAGAGTCCCAAGTGGCGGTGATTCCACATCGGGATGCGGGTCATTACGGAATTCAGACCCGTTTTGCAAAGGAAATCGCGCGCGGTGCGGTTCGGGGAAGAGGGGGTAAGCACCCGTCTGCTGGTGTTTTCTCAACAGAAGCCATTCGACACCCTTTGTCCAACAGCCTCGGGATACGCGATGGGCACAGTTGCTACCCTATTCTGGCAATGGCAGATGCGCCACGTCGCCCGCCTCGGCCTCCACCAGCAAGATCTCATCTGCTGTCAGGGTCTCAGCCCCGGTGAGGCGCATGGCGATCTCTCCGTCCAGACGCACAAGTGTCTGTCCCGGCGTGTCCGGGTCGGGTTCGAGCTCCAGCTCGGGCAGACCCTGCGCGCTATCATAGATCAGGAGGAGCTGATCCTCGGCGCTGTTGAAATCGACCAGCTCGACAGTGCCTTGTGCGATCCAATCGCCAAGCAGTATCTGGTCCGCGCCATCGCCACCTGTGACGTAATCCGACGCCCCGGCAATCAACGTGTCGTCGCCGTCACCGCCGTTGATAAAGTCGCGCTCTGCATCGTCGTCTGCGCCCGTGACCACGTCATTGCCACGCCCGCCAAACAGCGTGTCCTCGCCCGCGCCGCCAAACACACGGTCGTCATCGTCGTTGCCATGCACCGCATCGCTGCCCGCGCCGCCCGCGACCACATCTGCGCCGGAGCCGCCATGCAGCGTGTCGTCGCCGGCGTCGCCCTGCAAGCTGTCCGCCTCCAGCCCGCCCAACAGGGAATCAGCGCCGTCGCCCCCCGAAAGAGAATCCTGTCCCTCTCCTCCGTCGAGGTGATCGTCGCCCGCGTCGCCGTGGAGTGTATCTTCTCCGGCCGCGCCATAAAGGTCATCCGCACCCGCGCCACCGCTGAGGTAGTCATTGCCGTCATAGCCGTTGATCTGATCATCGCCCCCCAGCCCCGAGATTTCATCATCGGTCGCGCCGCCAGAGAGCTGATCGAGATCCTCCGTACCAAGGATGATATTGCGCTCATCAGTGTCGTCACCGTCAGCGACCTGAGGGCTCTCGTCTGTCTCTGTGGTGTCGGAGGCATCGTTGCCAGCAGGGTCGACGCCCGTGAGGAATTCGTCAGGCGAGACGATTGTGCTGCCGGTGCCATCCGCTTCGGCATCGGGATTTGTTTCGTCCGAATCCGCGTCATCGGACTCAAAATCAATCATGATCGCACTGCCAACTGCGACCATTCCGAGGATACTGGCCAACCACAACATGGCACCGGTCCACTTCGTTTCAGACACTCTTTAACGAGGGAGAGCCTCTCACAAAGAGATGGCCAAACTCTAAACAAAACAGGAACGCAGTTACATGTAGCCCTTATGGCTCAATATCTTGACGCCAGAGCAGGGGCTGTTGCGCATAGGGAATATAGAGGGGGTGTTTGGGGTGACCGGCTTTGCTCAGTCCCAAGTGGTGCAGCGGGCGACCGCTGGCGCGCAATGCTGCGGCGACCCGGGGGCCTTGGTTGCGATGCGCCCCATGGGTCCCCCACGCGCAGATCACCATATCGGCCCAGTCAAGACCCGCCTGCAACACCGACATATTGTCTGCCCCTTCGGGATCCGCTGCGGCGCGCATGTCGCGTGGGTCGGTGGCGCGATAGGCAAAGATATTTGTGGCCTGAAAACCGCCAAACCCCAACGCCCGCGCACGTCTTTCGCAGCGTTCGATGGTGGGGTCGTTCTGGACCTCTGTTGCCTTGGAGGGGTTCAGCATCACGAACATCACCTTTTGCCCCTGCGGCTCCCAGATCCGGGTCAGGCTGTAGCGATATGTTTCGCAATCGGAATAGAGCGCGGTGGAGGGTGCATCGCCCTTAACGTGATGACGTGTGATCATGGGGCGGGTTTTGGCGCATCGCGGGGTGAAGTGCAATTGCTGCCCGGTGCCGGTGTAGCAGCATCCACCGAGCCGCTCACACAAGGGTCGGGCGGGAAGGTCAATACGTCTGACCCATTGTTTCGCGTGCGAAACAATGGGTCAGCGGATTTTCCCTATACTTTACAGTGTCTTAATCTTGGTTGTGCGAGCGTGAATGGCGCGTGCGCGCAACGCGGGTAAAGCGCCTCAGTCCTGATTGAAAACGCGCGAAGGGTGCAGCTCTCCGGCCTTGAAGGTGCCCACGGCCACGGCTTTGCCTTCAAGAGAAGCCCAGGCTTCCTCGCCATATTCCACGTCAGAGGCGATCACCATGCCCGGGTTGCCGTTGCGCAGTCGGGTCGCGCCTTGCGGTGTGCATTTCAGCTCGGGCAGATCCGCAAGCCCCTCCTCAAGCGGCCGCAGGAACTGGTCGATCTCGGGTGATTTTGCAAGCGCGTCAATCTGTTCAAGGGTCACGCCATCTTCTGCATCAAACGGGCCGGACCAGATCCGGCGCAGCTCTCGAACATGGCCAAGGCAGCCGAGTTTTTCGCCCAAATCGCGCGCGATGGAACGTACGTAGCCGCCCTTGCCGCACGTCATTTCCAGAACAACATGATCGGCGTCGGGACGATCCAGCATCACCAGCTCTTCGACCCAGAGCGGACGGGCGGAAAGCTCCACTTCTTCGCCGTCCCGCGCCAGCTTGTAGGCGCGCTGACCGTCGATTTTTACAGCGGAGAACTTCGGCGGCACCTGCTGGATTTCGCCAATAAAGCCAAGCAGTGCTTCTTTGATGTCATCATCCGTGGGGCGCTCTGCGGAGGTCGCAATCACTTCGCCTTCGGCGTCATCCGTATTGGTCGCCGCCCCAAGGGTCACGGTAAACGTATAGGCTTTCATGGCGTCGGTGATAAACGGCACGGTCTTTGTCGCCTCGCCAAGTGCCACCGCAAGCACACCGGTTGCCTCGGGGTCGAGCGTACCGGCATGGCCTGCTTTTTTGGCGTCGAACGCCCAACGGACCTTGTTGACCACCGCCGTCGAGGTGAGGCCTGCGGGTTTGTCCACCACCAACCAGCCGGAAATGTCGCGTCCCTTGCGTTTGCGTCCCATGAATGCCCTCAGAAATGTCGGATAAGGCGCGCGGCGTAGCGCAGGACTGACGGGCTGTCAATTCTGTAGCGTGTCGCCTTCGTTCGTGTCGCGATCTTCGATCACGCCCACCACCGGCCCCATCATGAAGCCCGCATCCGATCGCTGCAGGTCAGGCGCATGCAAACGCGAGATATTTCCATCAAAATAAAGCGCTTGGGGCAGCTGGAGGTGATCGCGAAAGAGGCCCGCAAAATCGTGGAAGTTCACTGTATTGCGCGAAATCGCAAAGACCACGCGGCGGCCATCGGCGCTGGTCCCGACGCCATTGCGGATGTAGCGGGAATCGCTGTCCTTGAGGAACCGAGGATGCAACTCGCCGTCTATCACCAGCATTGGCCCGGATTGGGTCGCACTTTTGCAGGTGGTGCCGCTGGCCTCAAAGGCGAGGGTCTCGATTACATCGGCCCGCCCCTCACGCAGGCAAAAGACGCCATTGGGCACAAGCCCAAAATTGCCAGGACCGGGGTTTGTAACCAACCGCATCTCCTGGCTGCCGTCCTCCACATAGAGCCCCACCGGCGAGCGATCAGAGTGATACATGCCTGCGTTGGTGGCAAAGGCCAGCGTCTTGCCTTCTGCTTCGAGTCGGTCCTCGATGGTAGAGAAATGCCCCATGACCGCACCCGTATCGTCGCGCAGGAACAGTCGAAGCTCTTCCCGGCTGGCGTCCACCTCGCACAGGGCATAGCGATTGCCTTCATAGGCCAGGTCCTGGCACTCGACGGCAGAGGCCTGTCCCGACCAAAGCACAATCCCAAGAGGCAGGCCCCACAGCAGAGCGCGCCACATGGCCTCAGTCCTCCAGATCGCGGCGCACCGCGTCCTGATTGAACAGCCGCCGGGTGTCATCCATGCGATCAAAAGTCTCGTCGATCTGGAATCGCAGATCGGGGGTGAATTTCAGTCCGGTCTTCTTGCCAATGGCGCGGCGCAGCTCGCTCTTGTTGCGTGCGAGCAGTTGCAGCACGTCCTCTTGGCCCTTGCCTCCGAGAGGCAGCACATAGGCCGTTGCGATCTTGAGATCCGGCGAGGTGCGCACTTCGCCGACAGTGATAGAGAGACGGTTCAGCTCCGGATCATGGATGTCACCACGCGCCAGCACTTCGGAAAGTGTGCGCCGGATGACTTCGCCGACGCGAAGCTGACGTTGAGAGGGGCCGGGCCCGTCGTGGAACTTGTTCTTTGCCATAAGACTCGATCTATGCCGAAAGCCGCCCTTTGCCAAGCGGTCCTCAGCAGGGTAGGAGGAATCCAGCGGATAGTCCAATCAGAGAGTGAGGCCATGACGGATAAACCAGGGATCGTGATCACCGGCGCTTCGGGGCGCATGGGGCAAATGCTGATCAAGACGGTGCTGGACAGCGACAAAGCCGAACTTGCCGGTGTGGTCGAGCGCGAAGGCCACGACTGGGTCGGTCAGGATATTGGTATCGCAATGGGGGGCGCGGCCCTTGGGGTTGTGGTCACCGACGATGCGGGCTCGGCCTTCGCGGGCGCACAGGCGGTCATTGATTTTACCGCACCACAGGCCACGATCGCCTTTTCCAAACTGGCCGCAGAGGCTGGCTGCGTACATGTGATCGGAACCACGGGCATGAGCGAGGCGGAAATCGCCCAGCTGGATCCCGCGGCCCAGGACACGGTTCTGGTCCGCGCCGGAAACATGTCTCTGGGCGTTAACCTGTTGGTTCAACTGACCAAAAAGGTCGCCGCCGCACTCGACGAAGATTTCGATATCGAAGTGATCGAGGCACATCACCACCACAAGGTGGACGCGCCCTCGGGCACCGCATTGATGCTTGGGGAAGCTGCGGCAGAGGGCCGCGGTGTGGCGCTTGCCGAGGTTTCGGATCGGGGGCGTGATGGGATCACGGGTGCACGCAAAAAAGGCGACATTGGTTTCTCGGCCATTCGCGGTGGCGACATCGTCGGCGAGCATGACGTTCTTTTTGCAGCGGCGGGCGAGCGCATCGTGCTGCGCCATATGGCCACAGATCGCGCGATCTTTGCCCGTGGCGCACTCAAGGCCGCGCTTTGGGGACAAGGCAAAGACGCCGGCGCCTACGACATGATTGATGTTCTCGGGCTTTGAGCAAGATCTGAAGCCTTGATCACATGGGGGCTTTAACCGCATGGGGCCGGCCTCCGGGTCGGCGCCCCCTGCCGGGGTATCTGGAACAAGCCGGAAACGTCGGAGCTTCTTCTATCCCCAAATATCCCGGGGTGAGCGCCCGCAGGGAGCGAGGGGCAGAGCCCCTTGTGGCTGTGCTCAAAAACTGGACGAGCTCAAAAATCGATCGCGATGCCTTTTTTCTCCCAATCGCCATAGCGCGCGGGATCGGGGCCGTCGCGACCACCAAGTTCGGTTGGCAACGGTTTTTCAGCGTCACGGGCCTTGCGGCGTTCCTCAGCCTCCGCCAAAGCGCGCTGGGCGGCTGCGGGCAGGTCCTTTGCCCGGTTGGATTCGGGGGTGTCGCTCATCGGGGCTTCTCCGCAGCGTGGGTTTCATTATCCTGAGCCTATGATATACGCCCGCGTCCGATGTGGACAAGCCGATCCCCGATCAGGAGCACTTCTCTATGACTGACCATCCTTCCTCCGCCTCAGATGCCCGTCGCGCTGCGGTTGCGCTTCTCGACAAGGTTCTGGGCGAAGGGCTTTTGCTCTCGGAGTGTCAGACGCAGATCTTGGAGCGGCTCGAGCCCGCGGATCGGGCCCGCGCGCAACGCCTCGCGCTGCAGGTCCTGCGCGCGCTGGAACGTGCCGACCGCGTGCTTGCAAAACATTTGCGCAAGCCGCCAGCGCTTCATGTGCGCAATGCGTTGCGTCTGGGCACCGTCGAGCTCTGCTCGGGCGGCGCGGCGCATGGGGTTGTGAATGACATCGTCAATCTCGTGGCGCGTCACCGTCGCCATGGCCAGCTCAAGGGGCTGGTCAATGCGGTGCTGCGCAAGGTGGCCACCGAGGGGCCCGGCGAATGGGCCAAGCTGCGGGTGCCGCGTTTGCCCAAATGGCTGCGCGCGCCTCTGGTGCAGGCGTGGGGCAGCGATGCGATGCTCGCAATCGAAGCGGCCCATTTTAAAGGCGCGCCTTTGGATCTGAGCGCCAAGCCGGGGGCAGATCTGGCGGCGCTGGAAGGTGCGATGACCCCTACTGGAAGCCTGCGTTTGCAGGACGCGGGTCAAGTCTCGGCCCTTCCCGGCTATGAACAGGGGGCGTGGTGGGTGCAGGACGCAGCCGCAGCCCTTCCGGCGCAGCTTTTGAATGCTGCGCGCGGCGAACGTGTGCTTGATCTCTGTGCGGCGCCCGGCGGCAAAACCTTGCAGATGGCTGCCGCAGGGGCTCAGGTCACAGCGGTTGATATTTCCGAAAACCGCCTTGCGCGTCTGCAGGAGAACCTCACGCGCACCGGGCTCTCTGCCACGGTTGTTGCAGGCGATGTGTTTGAACAAAAGGGGCAGTATGATGCGGTTCTGCTGGATGCCCCCTGTTCAGCCACAGGTACCATCCGCCGCCATCCGGATTTGCCCCATGCCAAGGACGGTGCCGGTTTTGGCGGGCTCATCGAGCTGCAGGCGCAGATGCTCGCCCACGCCTGGGGGCTGGTGCGGCCCGGAGGGCGTCTGGTCTATTGTACCTGTTCCCTCTTGCCAGACGAAGGTGAATGTCAGGTCGAGGATATGCTCGAGATGTTCCCCGGTGCCCGGATCGGTGACCGGCTGAAGTCGCTTTCGGGTATTGATCCAAGTTGGATCACCGAAGAAGGTGGCCTGCGCCTCAGACCGGACTATTGGGCCGAGATTGGCGGTATGGACGGGTTCTACATGGCCGAACTCGTAAAGGCCGAGGTCTAAGGCTCCGCAAGGCACCCGGTGCCCCGCCCGCAGGGCGCTCGGCCCAACGGGAGCGGACCCTGCTCTGATGATACGCGACGGGCGGGAGAGTTTGCAGCTCTGGCGTCCTCGTCGCAACAGAGCGCATGACTCCCGACCGCAGGCGCGTTATCCTCCCGCCAAAACGCCAAAGGCGCGTGAGGCAAGAGAGCATGTCCAAATATGACCGAATGGCCAGTCGCGGCACGCGACTGCTGAACCGCTATACCGCCTGGAAGGCGCGCAAACAGCCCGCGGCCACTGGGTTTGTCTCGCAGCCCGAGCCGCGTACCATAGGCAGTTTTGCGCGTGGGCGGCAGCTGGTGGCCGGCAACCTCCTGTTTGCAGGCTATCTGGTAGAGAGTGACACCACTGGCCTTTGGGATGTGGAGGCGCCTGATTTTGCCTTTGAGGCAGAGCGCCAGGGCTGTACATGGCTCGATGATCTGGCCGCGGTCGGCGATCTGAAGGCGCGCAGCAAGGCCCAGCACTGGGTCCGGGGCTGGATCGATGAGTTTGGCAAGGGCACTGGTCCCGGCTGGTCGCCGGATCTGACCGGGCGGCGCGTGATTCGATGGATCAACCACGCCCTATTCCTGCTGAGTGGTCAGGACAAACCAGCCTCCGATGCCTTTTATCGGTCTCTCTCGCAGCAGACGTGGTTCCTGTCGCAGCGCTGGAAGGGGGCATCGCCTGGCTTGCCGCGGTTTGAGGCGCTTACCGGGCTGATCTATGCGGGGCTTGCGCTCAAGGGCTGCGAGGAACTCGCAGACCCTGCGGTCAAAGCGCTGGCTCAGGACTGCGCGCAGCAGATCAACGCCGAGGGCGGCCTGCCGACCCGCAACCCCGAAGAGCTACTGGATGTGTTCACCTTGCTCACATGGGCCGCAGCGGCGTTGCATGAAGCGGGACGGTCGGTGCCGCGCGAGCATCACGCCGCGCTGGATCGTATCGCACCCACACTGCGGGCCTTGCGCCACAGCGACGGGGCGCTGGCGCGGTTTCATGGCGGCGGGCGCGGGCAGGAGGGCTGGCTCGATCACGCGCTGGCCGCCTCGCATGTCCCTGCAAGACCCTTTGAAGGGCTGGCGATGGGGTTTGCACGACTCTCGGCGCGGCGCACTTCGCTCATCATTGATGCCACCGTGCCACCCGTTGGCAAGGCCTCCTACAATGCACACGCTTCGACTTTGGCTTTCGAGCTAACGTCCGGGCGGCGTCCCTTGATCGTGAATTGCGGCGCGGGCGAGAATTTCGGGCTAGAGTGGCGTCGGGCGGGACGGGCCACGCCCTCTCATTCTGCGCTCTGTATCGAAGGGCACTCAAGCGCCCGGCTGGCCGCGCCGCAAAAGGGCACGGGACATGAGTTCCTGATCGACGCGCCCACCGATGTGCCAATCGAGCGCGAAGACCTTGTGGATGGGTATCGGTTTCAGGGTGCTCATGATGGCTATGCCAAATCCTATGGCGTGACCATTGCGCGCTCTTTGGAACTGTCGGTGGACGGGCGCATGGTGTCGGGCGAGGACATGGTGCTGGCACTTGATGACGCCGCAAAAAAGTGCTTCGACAGGGCGCTGGACGCGGGCGGCCTGCGCGGTATTGGCTATGATTTACGGTTCCATTTGCACCCGGATGTGGACGCAGCCCTTGACTTAGGGGGCGCAGCAGTATCCATGGCGCTCAAGAGTGGGGAAATCTGGGTATTCCGTCACGATGGTCAATGCGACCTCAAGCTGGAAACCAGCGTTTACCTGGAAAAGGCCCGCTTGAAGCCGCGTCAATCGCTGCAAATCGTCCTGTCGGGCCGGGCCATTCAATATGCGACCCAGATCCGCTGGACCCTCAGCAAGGCGCAGGAAACGGCTGTGGCCGTGCGCGACTTGGCCCGCGACGACCCCATGGCCTACGAAGAGTGAACCTGAACAAGGATTCTGACACCGATGACCGACCTCCACCCCGTCCGCCGCGCCCTTCTGTCCGTCTCTGACAAAACCGGGCTGATCGAGCTGGGTAAATCCCTCGCTGAGCGCGGGGTTGAACTGCTCTCGACCGGTGGCACTGCCAAAGCGCTGCGCGATGCCGGGCTGACCGTGAAGGACGTCTCCGAGGTGACCGGCTTTCCCGAGATGATGGATGGCCGCGTAAAAACCCTGCATCCGATGGTGCATGGCGGCCTTCTGGCTCTGCGCGACAATGACGCGCATGTGGCCGCGATGACCGATCATGGCATTGGCGAAATCGATCTCTTGGTGGTGAACCTCTACCCCTTTGAGGCGGCGCTGAAGCGCGGTGCGGCCTATGACGAAATGATCGAGAACATCGACATCGGTGGTCCCGCGATGATCCGCGCGGCGGCCAAGAACCACGCGTTTGTCAATGTGGTGGTGGATGTTGAGGATTACGGCGTCCTCTTGGAGGAGCTGGACCAGAACGACGGTCAGACCTCCTTTGCCTTCCGTCAGTGGCTGGCACAGAACGCCTATGCGCGCACCGCTGCCTATGATGCGGCTGTGTCGAACTGGATGGCCGGAGCGATCGGTCTTGATGCGCCGCGCCGCCGTGCCTTTGCTGGTCAGATTGCGCAGACGCTGCGCTATGGCGAGAACCCGCATCAGGACGCGGCCTTCTACACCGATGGCACCGAGCGTGTGGGCGTGGCGACCGCAGAGCAGTTGCAGGGCAAGGAACTCTCCTACAACAACATCAACGACACCGACGCAGCCTTTGAACTCGTGAGCGAATTCGCCCCCGAGGACGGCCCGGCCGTGGCGATCATCAAACACGCCAACCCCTGCGGCGTGGCGCGTGGCGCAACCCTCTTGGAGGCATACAACAAGGCGTTTGACTGCGATCGCACCTCAGCATTCGGGGGCATCGTTGCGCTCAACATGCCGCTTGATGCCGAGACCGCAGAGGCAATCACCCAGATCTTTACCGAAGTGGTGATCGCACCGGGGGCCTCGGATGAGGCCAAGGCGATCTTTGCGGCGAAGAAGAACCTGCGCCTCTTGATCACCGAGGGCCTGCCTAACCCGCAGGACGCAGGCCTGACCACCCGTCAGGTTTCGGGCGGGATGCTGGTGCAGGACAAGGACGTTGGCCACCGGGCCATGGACGACCTGAAAGTGGTGACCGAAAAGGCACCGACCGAAGAGCAGATGGCGGATCTGCTCTTTGCCTGGAAGGT
This window contains:
- the rpsO gene encoding 30S ribosomal protein S15 yields the protein MSITAEEKTRLMKEFATKEGDTGSPEVQVAILTSRINTLTEHFKTHKKDNHGRRGLLKMVAQRRKLLDYLKGKEEARYQDLIKKLGIRR
- a CDS encoding calcium-binding protein, with product MLWLASILGMVAVGSAIMIDFESDDADSDETNPDAEADGTGSTIVSPDEFLTGVDPAGNDASDTTETDESPQVADGDDTDERNIILGTEDLDQLSGGATDDEISGLGGDDQINGYDGNDYLSGGAGADDLYGAAGEDTLHGDAGDDHLDGGEGQDSLSGGDGADSLLGGLEADSLQGDAGDDTLHGGSGADVVAGGAGSDAVHGNDDDDRVFGGAGEDTLFGGRGNDVVTGADDDAERDFINGGDGDDTLIAGASDYVTGGDGADQILLGDWIAQGTVELVDFNSAEDQLLLIYDSAQGLPELELEPDPDTPGQTLVRLDGEIAMRLTGAETLTADEILLVEAEAGDVAHLPLPE
- a CDS encoding DUF1643 domain-containing protein gives rise to the protein MITRHHVKGDAPSTALYSDCETYRYSLTRIWEPQGQKVMFVMLNPSKATEVQNDPTIERCERRARALGFGGFQATNIFAYRATDPRDMRAAADPEGADNMSVLQAGLDWADMVICAWGTHGAHRNQGPRVAAALRASGRPLHHLGLSKAGHPKHPLYIPYAQQPLLWRQDIEP
- the truB gene encoding tRNA pseudouridine(55) synthase TruB, whose amino-acid sequence is MGRKRKGRDISGWLVVDKPAGLTSTAVVNKVRWAFDAKKAGHAGTLDPEATGVLAVALGEATKTVPFITDAMKAYTFTVTLGAATNTDDAEGEVIATSAERPTDDDIKEALLGFIGEIQQVPPKFSAVKIDGQRAYKLARDGEEVELSARPLWVEELVMLDRPDADHVVLEMTCGKGGYVRSIARDLGEKLGCLGHVRELRRIWSGPFDAEDGVTLEQIDALAKSPEIDQFLRPLEEGLADLPELKCTPQGATRLRNGNPGMVIASDVEYGEEAWASLEGKAVAVGTFKAGELHPSRVFNQD
- a CDS encoding phosphodiester glycosidase family protein, which translates into the protein MWRALLWGLPLGIVLWSGQASAVECQDLAYEGNRYALCEVDASREELRLFLRDDTGAVMGHFSTIEDRLEAEGKTLAFATNAGMYHSDRSPVGLYVEDGSQEMRLVTNPGPGNFGLVPNGVFCLREGRADVIETLAFEASGTTCKSATQSGPMLVIDGELHPRFLKDSDSRYIRNGVGTSADGRRVVFAISRNTVNFHDFAGLFRDHLQLPQALYFDGNISRLHAPDLQRSDAGFMMGPVVGVIEDRDTNEGDTLQN
- the rbfA gene encoding 30S ribosome-binding factor RbfA translates to MAKNKFHDGPGPSQRQLRVGEVIRRTLSEVLARGDIHDPELNRLSITVGEVRTSPDLKIATAYVLPLGGKGQEDVLQLLARNKSELRRAIGKKTGLKFTPDLRFQIDETFDRMDDTRRLFNQDAVRRDLED
- the dapB gene encoding 4-hydroxy-tetrahydrodipicolinate reductase, with the translated sequence MTDKPGIVITGASGRMGQMLIKTVLDSDKAELAGVVEREGHDWVGQDIGIAMGGAALGVVVTDDAGSAFAGAQAVIDFTAPQATIAFSKLAAEAGCVHVIGTTGMSEAEIAQLDPAAQDTVLVRAGNMSLGVNLLVQLTKKVAAALDEDFDIEVIEAHHHHKVDAPSGTALMLGEAAAEGRGVALAEVSDRGRDGITGARKKGDIGFSAIRGGDIVGEHDVLFAAAGERIVLRHMATDRAIFARGALKAALWGQGKDAGAYDMIDVLGL
- a CDS encoding DUF1674 domain-containing protein, with translation MSDTPESNRAKDLPAAAQRALAEAEERRKARDAEKPLPTELGGRDGPDPARYGDWEKKGIAIDF
- a CDS encoding RsmB/NOP family class I SAM-dependent RNA methyltransferase; this translates as MTDHPSSASDARRAAVALLDKVLGEGLLLSECQTQILERLEPADRARAQRLALQVLRALERADRVLAKHLRKPPALHVRNALRLGTVELCSGGAAHGVVNDIVNLVARHRRHGQLKGLVNAVLRKVATEGPGEWAKLRVPRLPKWLRAPLVQAWGSDAMLAIEAAHFKGAPLDLSAKPGADLAALEGAMTPTGSLRLQDAGQVSALPGYEQGAWWVQDAAAALPAQLLNAARGERVLDLCAAPGGKTLQMAAAGAQVTAVDISENRLARLQENLTRTGLSATVVAGDVFEQKGQYDAVLLDAPCSATGTIRRHPDLPHAKDGAGFGGLIELQAQMLAHAWGLVRPGGRLVYCTCSLLPDEGECQVEDMLEMFPGARIGDRLKSLSGIDPSWITEEGGLRLRPDYWAEIGGMDGFYMAELVKAEV
- a CDS encoding heparinase II/III family protein — encoded protein: MSKYDRMASRGTRLLNRYTAWKARKQPAATGFVSQPEPRTIGSFARGRQLVAGNLLFAGYLVESDTTGLWDVEAPDFAFEAERQGCTWLDDLAAVGDLKARSKAQHWVRGWIDEFGKGTGPGWSPDLTGRRVIRWINHALFLLSGQDKPASDAFYRSLSQQTWFLSQRWKGASPGLPRFEALTGLIYAGLALKGCEELADPAVKALAQDCAQQINAEGGLPTRNPEELLDVFTLLTWAAAALHEAGRSVPREHHAALDRIAPTLRALRHSDGALARFHGGGRGQEGWLDHALAASHVPARPFEGLAMGFARLSARRTSLIIDATVPPVGKASYNAHASTLAFELTSGRRPLIVNCGAGENFGLEWRRAGRATPSHSALCIEGHSSARLAAPQKGTGHEFLIDAPTDVPIEREDLVDGYRFQGAHDGYAKSYGVTIARSLELSVDGRMVSGEDMVLALDDAAKKCFDRALDAGGLRGIGYDLRFHLHPDVDAALDLGGAAVSMALKSGEIWVFRHDGQCDLKLETSVYLEKARLKPRQSLQIVLSGRAIQYATQIRWTLSKAQETAVAVRDLARDDPMAYEE
- the purH gene encoding bifunctional phosphoribosylaminoimidazolecarboxamide formyltransferase/IMP cyclohydrolase; this translates as MTDLHPVRRALLSVSDKTGLIELGKSLAERGVELLSTGGTAKALRDAGLTVKDVSEVTGFPEMMDGRVKTLHPMVHGGLLALRDNDAHVAAMTDHGIGEIDLLVVNLYPFEAALKRGAAYDEMIENIDIGGPAMIRAAAKNHAFVNVVVDVEDYGVLLEELDQNDGQTSFAFRQWLAQNAYARTAAYDAAVSNWMAGAIGLDAPRRRAFAGQIAQTLRYGENPHQDAAFYTDGTERVGVATAEQLQGKELSYNNINDTDAAFELVSEFAPEDGPAVAIIKHANPCGVARGATLLEAYNKAFDCDRTSAFGGIVALNMPLDAETAEAITQIFTEVVIAPGASDEAKAIFAAKKNLRLLITEGLPNPQDAGLTTRQVSGGMLVQDKDVGHRAMDDLKVVTEKAPTEEQMADLLFAWKVAKHVKSNAIVYVKDGQTVGVGAGQMSRVDSATIAGVKAQRMADAMELPESLAKGSAVASDAFFPFADGLMEAASNGATCVIQPGGSMRDDEVIKAANDAGLAMVFTGMRHFRH